In a genomic window of Thermus albus:
- a CDS encoding TRAP transporter permease: MDNASLLVEESELGGRRPKGGSRYLLFGLGVIWSLFQLWATELGTLDPMRLRAVHLAFALALAFLAYPGRRGPRDRIPLLDWVLALLGVVGALYVVWDYYGITQLRGGIPSHRDVYLGTLTLLVLFLAAWRVVGPALPIIASVFVLYALTGPKGLLPFTLPPWLQLHAGSQWGQLMGQLYTTAEGIWGVPLGVSATFVFLFVLFGALLEKAGAGHFFIQVAYALLGHFRGGPAKAAVVASALTGVVSGSSVSNVVTTGTFTIPLMKRVGYPPEKAGAVEVASSSNGQLMPPVMGAAAFIMAEFLGIPYSQLILIALIPAVLAYATLFITVHLEALHLGLKGVPRSELPPVGPILRSGFHYLLPLVYLIYALVGLRLTPERAALNTVFFMLLLILLQEVWRARRSGVGLGFGLVRGGRLILEGLEAGARGMVGIALATASAGVIVGIVTMTGIGFGLTDIVERLSGGNLILVLILAQITSLLLGMGLPTTANYIVMASLVVPVVLQLAEKAGYAVPPVAAHMFVFYFGIMADSTPPVALAAYAASAIAKSDFWKTAVQGFVYELRTALLAYMFFFSPKLLLLGVESLGEGVGIVLSALLGMTAFSASLVGFLHKRTTLLERALLMAAALTLVVPGLLTDAIGLALFLLVYAIQRVRK; the protein is encoded by the coding sequence ATGGACAATGCCTCGTTGCTGGTGGAGGAAAGCGAGCTGGGGGGGCGGAGGCCCAAGGGAGGTAGCCGGTACCTCCTCTTCGGCCTGGGAGTCATCTGGAGCCTTTTCCAGCTTTGGGCCACCGAGCTGGGTACCCTGGACCCCATGCGGCTCAGGGCGGTCCACCTAGCCTTTGCCCTGGCCTTAGCCTTTCTCGCTTACCCGGGGAGGCGGGGTCCGAGGGATCGCATTCCCCTACTGGATTGGGTCCTGGCCCTTCTTGGGGTGGTGGGGGCCCTCTACGTGGTCTGGGATTACTACGGCATCACCCAGCTCAGGGGGGGTATTCCCAGCCACCGGGATGTCTACCTGGGGACCCTAACCCTTCTGGTCCTCTTCCTGGCGGCCTGGAGGGTGGTGGGGCCGGCTTTGCCCATCATCGCTTCGGTTTTCGTCCTCTACGCCCTCACGGGGCCCAAGGGGCTTCTGCCCTTTACCCTTCCTCCCTGGCTCCAGCTCCATGCGGGCAGCCAGTGGGGCCAGCTCATGGGGCAGCTTTACACCACCGCCGAGGGCATCTGGGGGGTGCCCTTGGGGGTTTCCGCCACCTTTGTCTTCCTTTTCGTCCTGTTTGGGGCCCTTTTGGAGAAGGCGGGGGCGGGGCACTTTTTCATACAGGTGGCCTATGCCCTTCTGGGCCACTTCCGCGGGGGGCCGGCCAAGGCGGCGGTGGTGGCCAGCGCCCTCACGGGGGTGGTCTCGGGGAGCTCGGTTTCCAACGTGGTCACCACCGGGACCTTCACCATCCCGCTGATGAAGCGGGTGGGCTATCCGCCGGAGAAGGCGGGGGCGGTGGAGGTGGCCAGCTCCTCCAACGGCCAGCTGATGCCCCCGGTGATGGGGGCGGCCGCCTTCATCATGGCGGAGTTTTTGGGGATTCCCTATAGCCAGCTGATCCTCATTGCCTTGATCCCCGCGGTGTTAGCCTACGCCACCTTGTTCATCACCGTGCACCTCGAGGCCCTTCACCTGGGCCTGAAGGGGGTGCCGCGTTCGGAGCTTCCTCCCGTGGGCCCCATTCTGCGTTCGGGTTTCCACTACCTGTTGCCCCTTGTCTACCTGATCTACGCCCTGGTGGGCTTGCGCCTTACGCCCGAGCGGGCAGCCCTGAACACCGTCTTTTTCATGCTACTTCTCATCCTTCTCCAGGAGGTGTGGCGGGCCCGGAGGAGTGGGGTGGGCTTGGGCTTTGGCCTGGTGCGGGGTGGGAGGCTCATCCTGGAGGGCCTCGAGGCGGGGGCCAGGGGCATGGTGGGCATCGCCTTGGCCACGGCCAGCGCCGGGGTCATCGTGGGCATCGTCACCATGACCGGGATTGGCTTTGGCCTCACGGACATTGTGGAGCGCCTTTCGGGGGGAAACCTTATCCTGGTCCTGATCCTGGCCCAGATCACCAGCCTCCTCCTGGGCATGGGCCTTCCCACCACCGCCAACTACATCGTCATGGCCTCCTTGGTGGTGCCGGTGGTGCTCCAGTTGGCGGAGAAGGCCGGGTATGCGGTGCCTCCCGTGGCCGCCCACATGTTCGTCTTTTACTTCGGCATCATGGCCGACTCCACCCCTCCCGTGGCCTTGGCCGCCTATGCCGCCAGCGCCATCGCCAAGTCGGATTTCTGGAAAACGGCGGTCCAGGGTTTCGTGTATGAGCTTCGCACCGCCCTGCTTGCCTACATGTTCTTCTTCAGCCCCAAACTTCTTCTTCTGGGGGTGGAAAGCCTGGGAGAGGGGGTGGGGATCGTCCTTTCCGCCCTTTTGGGCATGACCGCCTTCAGCGCCAGCCTGGTGGGCTTCCTGCACAAGCGCACCACCCTCCTGGAGAGGGCCCTTCTCATGGCGGCCGCCCTCACCCTGGTGGTGCCCGGCCTCCTTACGGATGCCATAGGCCTGGCGCTCTTCCTCCTGGTCTACGCCATACAGCGGGTGAGAAAATGA
- a CDS encoding amino acid ABC transporter ATP-binding protein, translated as MKAVDPIIRIHNLHKWFGPLHVLKGIHLEVAPGEKLVIIGPSGSGKSTLIRCINRLEDFQEGEVVVDGLNVKDERALRQVRREVGMVFQQFNLFPHLTVLENITLAPMRVRGWPREKAEGKALELLERVGILDQARKYPAQLSGGQQQRVAIARALAMEPKVMLFDEPTSALDPEMVGEVLDVMRDLARGGMTMLVVTHEMGFAREVADRVIFMDGGQIVEEGRPGEIFTQPKEGRTRAFLERVLHH; from the coding sequence ATGAAAGCGGTGGACCCCATCATCCGCATCCACAACCTGCACAAGTGGTTTGGCCCCCTGCACGTGCTCAAGGGGATCCACCTGGAGGTGGCTCCTGGGGAGAAGCTGGTGATCATCGGCCCCTCGGGCTCGGGGAAGAGCACCCTGATCCGGTGCATCAATCGTCTGGAGGACTTCCAGGAGGGGGAGGTGGTGGTGGACGGGCTTAACGTGAAGGACGAAAGGGCCCTAAGGCAGGTGCGGCGGGAGGTGGGGATGGTCTTCCAGCAGTTCAACCTGTTTCCCCACCTGACGGTGTTGGAGAACATCACCCTGGCCCCCATGCGGGTGCGGGGGTGGCCGAGGGAGAAGGCGGAGGGCAAGGCCTTGGAACTTTTGGAGCGGGTGGGGATTCTGGACCAGGCCAGGAAGTACCCAGCCCAGCTTTCAGGGGGGCAGCAGCAGCGGGTGGCCATCGCCCGGGCCTTGGCCATGGAGCCCAAGGTGATGCTGTTTGATGAGCCCACGAGTGCTTTGGACCCGGAGATGGTGGGGGAGGTGTTGGACGTGATGCGGGACCTGGCCCGTGGGGGGATGACCATGCTGGTGGTGACCCACGAGATGGGCTTTGCCCGGGAGGTGGCGGACCGGGTGATCTTCATGGACGGGGGCCAGATCGTGGAGGAGGGGAGGCCGGGGGAGATCTTCACCCAGCCCAAGGAGGGGAGGACCCGGGCCTTCCTGGAGCGGGTGCTCCACCACTAG
- a CDS encoding patatin-like phospholipase family protein: MYGVAIALGGGGVRGYAHLGVLAVLEEARIPIRGLAGSSAGALAAAAYAFGHKDPWRVHEAIFDREIAGLRRGGNLRTLAKLFSAFRRPHLFEAERLATGLQGLFGEARLEDSPIPLAIQAADLLTGETIVLRKGPVWRAVLASMAIPGLFPPVTWEGRLLVDGDVAEKVPVGAAKALFPKVVAVDVSNPPPQEGPKTALEAALLAGEASRRRLKDRALREADLVLALNPPMAIDTFDHEKIPLVYELGRKRAQERLKEIRALAQIRLKDLALALRVRP; encoded by the coding sequence GTGTATGGCGTAGCCATAGCCTTAGGTGGCGGTGGTGTCCGCGGGTACGCCCACCTGGGGGTGTTGGCGGTGTTGGAGGAGGCCAGAATCCCCATCCGGGGGCTTGCGGGAAGCTCTGCGGGCGCCTTGGCCGCTGCCGCCTATGCCTTTGGCCACAAGGACCCCTGGAGGGTACACGAGGCCATCTTTGACCGGGAGATCGCCGGCCTCCGCCGAGGCGGTAACCTCCGGACCCTGGCCAAGCTATTCTCCGCCTTCCGCCGTCCCCACCTTTTTGAAGCGGAAAGGCTCGCCACGGGATTGCAGGGCCTTTTTGGGGAAGCCCGCCTCGAGGATAGCCCCATCCCCCTGGCCATCCAAGCGGCGGATCTCCTCACCGGGGAGACCATCGTCCTCCGCAAGGGACCCGTGTGGAGGGCCGTCCTGGCCAGCATGGCCATACCCGGCCTCTTTCCCCCGGTAACTTGGGAAGGTAGGCTTTTGGTGGACGGGGATGTGGCCGAGAAGGTGCCCGTAGGGGCGGCCAAGGCCCTCTTTCCCAAGGTGGTGGCCGTGGACGTATCCAACCCCCCACCCCAGGAAGGCCCTAAGACCGCCTTGGAAGCCGCCCTCCTTGCGGGCGAGGCCAGCCGCAGACGGCTGAAGGACCGGGCCCTGCGAGAGGCCGACCTGGTCCTGGCCCTCAATCCCCCCATGGCCATTGACACCTTTGACCACGAAAAAATCCCCTTGGTCTATGAGCTTGGCAGAAAGCGGGCCCAGGAACGCCTAAAGGAAATCCGCGCCTTAGCCCAGATTCGCCTAAAAGACCTAGCCCTCGCCCTGAGGGTCCGGCCTTAG
- a CDS encoding helix-turn-helix domain-containing protein, with protein sequence MLVPVSVNPAEQKEIRALLSALSQGNALRISDYTLPLTPGLLEALQRYLEPLASGEPVVVVPLEAELTTQQAADLLGISRPYLIRLLEEGKIPYRKVGTHRRIKARDLLAYKERSRQEGERILKELTEEAQELGLGY encoded by the coding sequence ATGTTGGTGCCCGTGTCGGTAAATCCAGCAGAACAGAAGGAAATCCGCGCCCTTCTGAGCGCCCTTTCTCAAGGCAACGCGCTTAGGATCAGCGACTATACCCTCCCTTTGACCCCTGGCCTGTTAGAGGCCCTGCAACGCTACCTCGAGCCCTTGGCTAGCGGAGAGCCCGTGGTGGTCGTCCCTCTTGAAGCTGAGCTCACCACGCAACAAGCCGCGGACTTGCTAGGGATTTCCCGGCCCTACCTTATCCGTCTTCTAGAAGAGGGCAAGATACCGTACCGTAAGGTAGGTACCCACAGGCGGATTAAAGCTCGGGATTTGCTGGCGTACAAAGAAAGGAGCCGGCAGGAAGGTGAAAGAATCCTCAAGGAGCTGACCGAGGAAGCCCAAGAACTGGGTCTTGGTTACTAG
- a CDS encoding PIN domain-containing protein, which translates to MNRPPLPHVVFLDACVLYPAPIRDIFMRLALKGLIRLRWNQKVHDEWIENLVKRRPELSLQGLRKIPLRMADALESQEPLVTDYEYLLAYIDIPDENDRHVVAAAIVGKAEAILTFNTKDFPQEILERWDLIAYHPDEYLMEIMDLLIRKRGIPKELLDVLREQRAHLKNPPLSQEDFLASLERSGLRRFAQAVKEFRNML; encoded by the coding sequence ATGAACCGCCCACCCCTACCCCACGTGGTTTTTTTAGATGCGTGCGTTCTCTATCCCGCTCCTATCCGAGACATTTTCATGCGGTTGGCCCTAAAAGGCCTTATTCGCTTACGTTGGAACCAGAAGGTCCACGATGAGTGGATAGAAAACCTTGTAAAAAGGCGGCCCGAACTCAGCTTACAAGGCTTAAGGAAGATACCCTTGCGAATGGCCGATGCGCTGGAAAGTCAGGAGCCCCTAGTAACCGATTACGAGTACCTGCTTGCGTACATTGATATTCCTGACGAAAACGACCGCCACGTGGTGGCCGCAGCCATAGTGGGCAAGGCCGAGGCCATCCTGACCTTTAATACAAAGGATTTCCCCCAGGAGATTCTGGAACGTTGGGACCTTATAGCCTACCATCCCGACGAATACCTGATGGAGATTATGGATCTCCTCATCAGAAAAAGGGGAATCCCCAAAGAGCTCCTGGATGTGTTAAGGGAGCAAAGAGCGCACCTGAAGAACCCCCCCTTGAGCCAAGAGGATTTTCTGGCTAGCCTTGAGCGATCCGGCTTGAGACGCTTCGCGCAGGCCGTAAAGGAGTTCCGCAATATGCTCTAG
- the trpC gene encoding indole-3-glycerol phosphate synthase TrpC, producing the protein MRGRPNLDQVSGVLGAIARRRAEEVVPRPLPPFPETLPSFREALLQPGLSVIAEVKKASPSQGAIREIDPAEAAQAYARGGARAISVLTEPHRFGGSLEDLLRVRQAVDLPLLRKDFVVDPFMLKEARAYGASAVLLIVALLGELTGAYLEEAKKLGLDALVEVHTEEELELALEAGASIVGINNRNLTTLEIDLATAPRLGRLARRRGFSGVLVAESGYSRKAELKALEGLFDAVLIGTSLMRSPSLEEALRALVG; encoded by the coding sequence ATGCGTGGTCGGCCTAATCTTGACCAAGTGAGCGGAGTACTGGGGGCCATTGCCCGCAGGCGGGCCGAGGAGGTGGTGCCCCGCCCCCTTCCCCCTTTTCCCGAAACCCTGCCCTCCTTCCGGGAGGCCCTTCTCCAGCCAGGGCTTTCCGTCATCGCCGAGGTGAAGAAGGCGAGCCCTTCGCAAGGAGCCATTAGGGAGATAGACCCCGCCGAGGCGGCCCAGGCCTACGCCCGGGGTGGGGCCAGGGCCATCAGCGTCCTTACGGAGCCCCACCGCTTTGGGGGTAGCCTCGAGGACCTCCTTCGGGTCCGCCAGGCGGTGGACCTACCCCTTTTGCGCAAGGACTTCGTGGTGGACCCCTTCATGCTAAAGGAGGCCCGGGCCTATGGGGCCAGCGCCGTCCTCCTCATCGTGGCCCTCTTGGGGGAGCTCACAGGGGCCTATTTGGAGGAAGCAAAAAAGCTTGGTCTGGACGCCCTGGTGGAGGTGCACACGGAAGAGGAACTGGAGCTAGCCCTCGAGGCGGGGGCCAGTATCGTGGGCATCAACAACCGCAACCTCACCACCTTGGAGATTGACCTGGCCACGGCCCCGAGGCTCGGCCGTTTAGCCCGGAGGAGGGGGTTTAGCGGGGTCTTGGTGGCGGAATCGGGGTATTCCCGCAAGGCGGAGCTGAAGGCTTTGGAAGGGCTCTTTGATGCTGTTCTCATCGGCACCAGCCTCATGCGAAGCCCAAGCCTGGAGGAGGCCCTAAGGGCCTTGGTAGGATAA
- the hisA gene encoding 1-(5-phosphoribosyl)-5-[(5-phosphoribosylamino)methylideneamino]imidazole-4-carboxamide isomerase, translating into MLLIPAVDLKGGKAVRLYEGDPERETQYGDPVAAALRWQEEGARLLHLVDLDRALGRGDNLEALRRIAQALRIPFQVGGGIRSLEALREILALGASRVVVGTVAVKDPALLEAMLEAVGPARLVVALDARGLEVVVSGWLEAASLSALDLFRRWEAMGVRTVIYTDVRRDGTLKGLDLEVVARVREAWPHELIAGGGIAGPEDLLGLKRLGVEGALLGKALYEGRVRLTDYKEGVI; encoded by the coding sequence ATGTTGCTGATTCCCGCCGTGGACCTTAAAGGGGGCAAGGCGGTCCGCCTCTACGAGGGGGACCCTGAAAGAGAGACCCAGTACGGGGACCCGGTGGCCGCCGCCTTGCGCTGGCAGGAGGAAGGGGCTAGGCTTCTCCACCTGGTGGACCTGGACCGGGCCTTGGGGAGGGGGGATAACCTCGAGGCCCTTCGCCGCATCGCCCAAGCCCTCCGTATCCCCTTCCAAGTGGGGGGTGGGATCCGATCCTTGGAGGCCTTGCGGGAGATTCTCGCCCTGGGCGCTTCCCGGGTGGTGGTGGGTACGGTGGCGGTAAAGGATCCTGCCCTCTTGGAGGCCATGCTGGAGGCGGTGGGTCCGGCCAGGTTGGTGGTGGCCTTGGATGCCCGGGGCCTCGAGGTGGTGGTCTCGGGTTGGCTGGAGGCGGCCTCCCTTTCCGCCCTGGACCTCTTTAGGCGTTGGGAAGCCATGGGGGTGCGCACGGTGATCTACACCGATGTGCGGCGGGATGGGACGCTGAAGGGCCTGGACCTGGAGGTGGTGGCCCGGGTACGGGAGGCTTGGCCCCACGAGCTCATTGCGGGCGGGGGCATTGCTGGCCCGGAGGACCTTTTAGGCTTAAAGCGCCTGGGGGTGGAAGGCGCCCTTTTGGGCAAAGCCCTCTACGAGGGGCGGGTGCGCCTAACCGACTACAAGGAAGGGGTAATCTAA
- a CDS encoding LapA family protein, with translation MKLANWVFLLATLGVAGAGFYLYLAFPFLEVPTPWGPWPLYYLLPGAYALGVLVGGVYALALWLWGVGERRALLREVRRLQGEINALKRERIEEIPKIPDREEV, from the coding sequence ATGAAGCTGGCGAACTGGGTTTTCCTTCTGGCCACCTTGGGGGTGGCGGGTGCGGGATTTTACCTGTACCTGGCCTTTCCCTTCCTGGAGGTGCCCACGCCTTGGGGACCCTGGCCCCTTTACTATCTTCTTCCGGGGGCCTATGCCCTAGGCGTGTTGGTGGGGGGGGTTTATGCCCTTGCCCTTTGGCTATGGGGCGTGGGGGAGAGGCGCGCCCTTCTAAGGGAGGTGCGGCGGCTTCAGGGGGAGATCAACGCCTTAAAGCGGGAACGCATAGAGGAGATTCCCAAAATCCCCGATCGGGAAGAGGTATAG
- a CDS encoding single-stranded-DNA-specific exonuclease RecJ, whose product MRDRVRWHLLPLPPVREWRELMEALGVGPEAALAYWHRGVRRPEDLQPTLGLLPLRGLSEAVELLLGALKGKKRIRVHGDYDADGLTGTAILVRGLRALGAEVHPFIPHRLEEGYGIHPARIPEHREAADVFLTVDCGIANHAEVRELVENGVEVLVTDHHAPRDTPPPGLILHPAYTPDLKEHPTGAGVAFLLLWALYERLGLPPPLEYADLAAVGTIADVAPLWGWNRALVREGLARLRESSILGLRLLAESVGYTGKAVEVAFRIAPRINAASRLGEAEKALRLLLTEDEEEARGLVEELHRLNARRQALEEEMLKRLLPQADPEAKAVVLHDPEGHPGVMGIVASRILEATLRPVFIVAKGKGTVRSLPPISAVEALRSAEDLLLRFGGHREAAGFALDEARFPAFRKRVEAFAASFSDPVREVPLVGLLPPLASLPDLYQALLALEPFGEGNPEPLFLLQGSPEEARSMGEGKHLAFRLQGVRVVAWRMGERVDSLPPELEAAVLLMENRWNGTLSYEAQALDFREPGDLEGGIPPFAYPILLPEALARAKAGEGVYVPEDNLEGLEYAKKAGFRLLPPKEASLWLGLPPFPVEMSPVYVALGTATQRRLAAWPILDTPEDQLRALVGQRLLFAYQRKHAPLFSEALLAYWAVGQTLLPEEGVKGV is encoded by the coding sequence ATGAGGGATCGGGTGCGCTGGCATCTTCTTCCCCTGCCGCCTGTGAGGGAGTGGCGGGAGTTGATGGAGGCTTTGGGGGTGGGGCCTGAGGCCGCCTTGGCCTACTGGCACCGGGGCGTGCGCCGGCCGGAGGACCTGCAACCCACCTTGGGCCTTCTTCCCCTGCGGGGCCTGTCGGAGGCGGTGGAGCTTCTCCTGGGGGCGCTAAAGGGGAAAAAGCGTATTCGTGTCCATGGGGACTACGACGCCGACGGGCTGACGGGAACCGCCATCCTGGTGCGGGGCCTCAGGGCCTTGGGGGCGGAGGTCCACCCCTTCATCCCCCATCGCCTCGAGGAGGGGTATGGCATTCATCCCGCCCGTATTCCGGAGCACCGGGAAGCGGCGGACGTTTTCCTGACGGTGGACTGCGGTATCGCCAACCACGCCGAGGTTCGGGAGCTTGTGGAAAACGGGGTGGAGGTCCTGGTAACCGACCACCACGCGCCCCGCGATACCCCTCCTCCGGGCCTGATCCTCCATCCCGCCTACACCCCGGACCTTAAGGAGCACCCCACGGGAGCGGGGGTGGCCTTTTTGCTCCTTTGGGCCCTTTATGAAAGGTTGGGCCTGCCCCCACCCCTGGAGTATGCCGACCTGGCAGCGGTGGGCACCATCGCCGACGTGGCCCCCCTTTGGGGGTGGAACCGGGCTTTGGTGCGGGAAGGGCTTGCCCGCCTTAGGGAGTCCTCCATCCTTGGGCTTCGCCTACTGGCGGAAAGCGTGGGCTACACGGGGAAAGCGGTGGAGGTGGCCTTCCGCATCGCTCCCCGCATCAATGCGGCAAGCCGTCTGGGGGAGGCGGAGAAGGCCCTCAGGCTTCTCCTCACCGAGGACGAGGAGGAGGCCAGGGGCTTGGTGGAGGAGCTCCATCGGCTGAACGCCCGCCGCCAGGCCTTAGAGGAGGAGATGCTCAAAAGGCTCCTCCCCCAGGCGGACCCCGAGGCCAAGGCCGTCGTCCTCCACGACCCCGAGGGGCACCCGGGGGTGATGGGCATCGTGGCGAGCCGTATCCTCGAGGCCACCTTGCGCCCCGTCTTCATCGTGGCCAAGGGGAAGGGCACGGTGCGGAGCCTTCCGCCCATCAGCGCCGTGGAGGCCCTAAGGAGTGCCGAGGACCTCCTTTTGCGCTTTGGCGGCCACCGGGAAGCCGCCGGGTTTGCCTTGGACGAGGCCCGCTTCCCTGCCTTTAGGAAACGGGTTGAGGCCTTTGCCGCCTCCTTTTCCGACCCCGTGCGGGAAGTGCCTCTTGTAGGGCTTTTACCCCCTTTGGCGTCACTTCCGGACCTTTACCAAGCCTTGTTGGCCTTAGAGCCCTTTGGGGAAGGGAATCCCGAGCCCCTCTTCCTCCTCCAAGGCTCCCCGGAGGAGGCCCGCTCCATGGGGGAGGGGAAGCACCTCGCCTTCCGCCTGCAGGGGGTTAGGGTGGTGGCCTGGCGCATGGGGGAGCGGGTGGATTCCTTGCCCCCTGAACTTGAGGCGGCGGTGTTGCTTATGGAAAACCGCTGGAACGGCACCCTGTCCTATGAGGCCCAAGCCCTGGACTTCCGGGAGCCGGGGGATCTGGAAGGCGGGATACCCCCCTTTGCCTATCCCATCCTTTTGCCGGAGGCCTTGGCCAGGGCCAAGGCGGGGGAAGGGGTTTATGTGCCCGAGGATAACCTCGAGGGGCTGGAGTACGCAAAAAAGGCGGGGTTCCGTTTGCTGCCCCCCAAGGAGGCCTCCCTTTGGCTGGGCCTGCCGCCTTTTCCCGTGGAGATGTCCCCCGTTTACGTGGCCTTAGGAACGGCCACCCAGAGGCGACTCGCCGCTTGGCCTATCCTGGACACCCCAGAGGACCAGCTTAGGGCCTTGGTGGGGCAGAGGCTTCTCTTCGCCTACCAGAGGAAGCACGCCCCTCTTTTCAGCGAGGCCCTTTTGGCCTACTGGGCGGTGGGGCAGACGCTTTTGCCTGAAGAGGGGGTGAAGGGTGTATAA